One region of Chryseobacterium muglaense genomic DNA includes:
- the rplM gene encoding 50S ribosomal protein L13, with protein MNTLSYKTVSANKATTNKEWVVVDAEGQPLGRLASTVAKILRGKHKTNFTPHVDCGDNVIVLNAGKVTLSGNKWNDKTYIWHTGYPGGQKSMTALELQKKDSLKVLEKSVKGMLPKNRLGSALLKNLYLYEGTEHKHEAQQPKTINVNEFK; from the coding sequence GTGAATACATTAAGTTACAAAACTGTTTCAGCGAACAAAGCTACTACTAATAAAGAATGGGTTGTGGTAGACGCTGAAGGACAGCCGTTAGGAAGACTAGCTTCTACGGTTGCAAAGATTTTGAGAGGTAAGCACAAAACAAACTTTACACCTCACGTAGATTGTGGTGATAATGTTATTGTTTTGAATGCTGGGAAAGTTACTCTTTCAGGAAACAAGTGGAACGATAAGACTTACATCTGGCATACAGGTTACCCTGGTGGACAGAAGTCTATGACAGCTCTTGAACTTCAGAAAAAAGATTCTTTAAAAGTATTGGAAAAATCTGTAAAAGGTATGCTTCCAAAAAACAGATTAGGATCTGCATTGCTTAAAAACCTTTATTTATATGAAGGAACTGAGCACAAGCATGAAGCTCAACAGCCTAAAACAATTAATGTTAACGAATTTAAATAA
- a CDS encoding DUF6759 domain-containing protein, which translates to MKKKTLAFFFFSLIFSSCASNNTNRGDILKSTNINEIEEYLGKAHPEDPKKRILKQHVIALKNAEWTKGAKDAKPMEARPVFMELPDQLSNNRNSEANLELFKKLMSESPEKHKEKTKKLLNNMFNEDISNNEIILLLKNNSDCDLVLEISGKKFYNLAVPAKGENFVVLNKDVYTFSGNVCDVKYKSSKDISKSLVVVLQNPGFKSSLGKDLIAENKPEKIKTIQNKSPKKKKKK; encoded by the coding sequence ATGAAGAAAAAAACACTTGCTTTTTTCTTCTTTAGTCTCATTTTTTCATCCTGTGCCAGTAATAATACTAACCGAGGTGATATACTGAAAAGCACAAATATCAATGAGATTGAAGAATATCTTGGGAAAGCACATCCCGAAGATCCGAAAAAAAGAATTCTCAAACAACATGTCATCGCATTGAAAAATGCCGAATGGACGAAAGGTGCAAAAGATGCAAAACCTATGGAAGCGAGACCCGTTTTCATGGAATTACCAGATCAGTTAAGCAATAACAGAAATTCTGAGGCCAATTTGGAGCTTTTTAAAAAACTAATGTCTGAATCACCGGAAAAACATAAAGAGAAGACAAAAAAGCTCCTCAATAATATGTTTAATGAAGATATTAGCAATAATGAAATCATTCTTTTGCTCAAAAATAATTCTGACTGCGATTTGGTTTTAGAAATCTCAGGAAAGAAGTTTTACAATCTTGCCGTTCCTGCAAAAGGAGAAAATTTCGTTGTTCTGAATAAAGATGTATATACTTTTTCCGGAAATGTTTGTGATGTAAAATATAAAAGTTCAAAAGACATTTCTAAAAGTCTTGTTGTTGTTTTGCAAAACCCGGGCTTTAAATCGAGCCTCGGAAAAGATTTAATTGCAGAAAATAAGCCAGAAAAAATAAAAACGATTCAAAATAAATCACCTAAAAAAAAGAAGAAAAAATAA
- a CDS encoding DUF6759 domain-containing protein: MKKFFLFFLFITLFLNSCGAANHSTRQPTRKPSPILSNTGIKNSSAAQTEREYQALIKVYKPETAEVLNSLFNDSSNSPNVSITVENQSNCNMVLTISGKNYFKKIPIGAYKTGAVMVPKNQNYNLSGMLCNSVYEKTKFITNSFSIKLSK; this comes from the coding sequence ATGAAAAAGTTTTTTCTCTTTTTTCTTTTTATTACCCTGTTTCTCAATAGTTGTGGCGCTGCCAATCACAGCACCAGACAACCTACAAGAAAACCTTCACCAATACTTTCAAATACGGGAATAAAGAATAGTTCTGCTGCACAAACTGAAAGAGAATATCAGGCATTAATAAAGGTTTATAAACCCGAAACTGCAGAAGTTTTAAATAGTTTATTTAATGATTCATCAAACAGTCCGAATGTATCAATTACCGTAGAAAACCAGTCAAATTGCAATATGGTTTTAACAATCAGCGGAAAAAATTATTTCAAAAAAATTCCTATTGGTGCTTATAAAACTGGAGCTGTAATGGTTCCCAAAAATCAAAATTACAACTTATCAGGAATGCTTTGCAACTCCGTTTATGAGAAAACAAAGTTTATTACAAATTCTTTCAGTATAAAATTATCAAAGTAA
- the rpsB gene encoding 30S ribosomal protein S2 yields the protein MAKANVKDLLEAGVHFGHMTRKWNPNMAPYIFMEKNGIHIVDLHKTAVKLDEACSALEKLTSAGKKVLFVATKKQAKEVVAKHAAELNMPYITERWPGGMLTNFVTIRKAVKKMNHIDKMKKDGTFETLSKKERLQVDRQRANLEKNLGSISDMVRLPSAIFVVDIMREHIAVTEAKKLGIPVFGIVDTNSDPRKVDFVIPGNDDASKSIDMILSVVSESIKEGQTQRKADKEKSKEEGEVVSADKDADFDSAE from the coding sequence ATGGCAAAAGCAAATGTAAAAGACCTTCTAGAGGCTGGTGTACACTTCGGTCACATGACTAGAAAGTGGAATCCAAATATGGCTCCATACATTTTTATGGAGAAAAATGGTATTCACATTGTAGACTTACATAAAACAGCAGTTAAATTGGATGAGGCGTGTAGCGCTTTAGAAAAATTAACTTCTGCAGGTAAAAAAGTTCTTTTTGTTGCTACTAAGAAGCAAGCAAAAGAAGTAGTTGCTAAGCACGCTGCTGAACTTAATATGCCTTATATTACAGAAAGATGGCCGGGAGGTATGTTAACGAATTTCGTTACAATCAGAAAAGCTGTAAAGAAAATGAACCATATCGACAAAATGAAAAAAGACGGTACGTTCGAAACTTTATCTAAAAAAGAAAGATTACAGGTTGACAGACAAAGAGCTAACTTAGAGAAAAACTTAGGTTCTATCTCTGACATGGTGCGTCTTCCTTCTGCAATCTTCGTTGTAGATATCATGAGAGAACACATCGCTGTAACTGAAGCTAAGAAATTAGGTATTCCAGTTTTCGGTATTGTTGATACTAACTCTGACCCTAGAAAAGTTGACTTCGTTATCCCTGGAAACGATGATGCTTCTAAGTCTATTGACATGATCTTGAGCGTTGTTTCAGAATCTATCAAAGAAGGTCAGACTCAAAGAAAAGCTGATAAAGAAAAATCTAAAGAAGAAGGTGAAGTAGTTTCTGCTGATAAAGATGCAGATTTCGACTCTGCTGAATAA
- the rpsI gene encoding 30S ribosomal protein S9, which translates to MSIVHKIGRRKTSVARVYVKPGTGNITVNGKEAATYFSTDVMVYKLNQPFILSETVGQYDVTVNVFGGGNTGQAEAIRLGISRALCEINAEFRLALKPAGLLTRDARMVERKKPGQKKARKRFQFSKR; encoded by the coding sequence ATGTCTATAGTTCACAAAATCGGAAGAAGAAAAACTTCTGTAGCTAGAGTTTATGTAAAGCCAGGAACTGGTAACATTACAGTAAACGGTAAAGAAGCTGCAACTTATTTCTCTACAGACGTGATGGTTTACAAACTAAACCAGCCGTTTATCCTTTCTGAAACTGTTGGTCAGTATGACGTTACCGTAAATGTTTTCGGTGGTGGTAATACAGGTCAGGCAGAAGCTATCAGATTAGGTATTTCTAGAGCACTTTGCGAAATTAATGCTGAATTTAGATTAGCATTGAAGCCTGCAGGTTTACTTACAAGAGATGCAAGAATGGTGGAAAGAAAGAAACCAGGTCAGAAAAAAGCAAGAAAGAGATTCCAGTTCTCAAAACGTTAA
- the trmB gene encoding tRNA (guanosine(46)-N7)-methyltransferase TrmB — protein sequence MGKNKLRRFAENKKLSNVIQPTRDEALTGFQLKGNWRKDFFKNDQPIVLELGCGKGEYTVGLAKTFTDKNFIGIDIKGARFWFGAKEAAENGMNNVGFLRSQIELVEYYFAENEVDEIWITFPDPQIKFKRTKHRLTHPDFLERYKKFLKPGGIVHLKTDSEFLHGYTLGYLQGAGYEIISAHHDIYGALEYEPNTPHLRDIRTYYEELFSAKGKTITYIKFKIN from the coding sequence ATGGGTAAAAATAAATTAAGAAGATTCGCTGAAAATAAAAAACTATCAAACGTTATTCAACCAACAAGAGATGAAGCTCTTACAGGTTTCCAACTTAAAGGAAACTGGAGAAAAGATTTCTTTAAAAACGATCAACCCATTGTTTTGGAATTAGGTTGTGGCAAGGGAGAATATACGGTAGGTCTTGCAAAAACTTTTACCGATAAAAACTTTATCGGAATTGATATTAAAGGCGCAAGATTTTGGTTCGGAGCCAAAGAAGCGGCAGAAAACGGCATGAACAACGTTGGTTTTCTAAGATCTCAAATTGAATTGGTTGAGTATTATTTTGCAGAAAATGAAGTTGATGAAATCTGGATTACTTTCCCAGATCCGCAGATTAAATTTAAACGTACGAAACACAGATTAACCCATCCTGATTTCCTTGAGAGATACAAGAAGTTTTTAAAACCAGGAGGAATTGTACATTTAAAAACCGATTCAGAATTTTTGCACGGTTATACTTTGGGATATTTACAAGGTGCGGGTTACGAAATTATATCTGCCCATCACGATATCTACGGAGCTTTAGAATACGAGCCCAATACACCTCATCTAAGAGATATCAGAACCTATTATGAAGAGTTGTTTTCAGCAAAAGGAAAAACAATTACTTATATAAAGTTTAAGATTAATTAA
- a CDS encoding methylmalonyl-CoA mutase family protein translates to METQKYTPTNKVRIVTAASLFDGHDAAINIMRRVIQGTGCEVIHLGHDKSAEEVVNTAIQEDANAIALTSYQGGHNEYFKYIYDLLREKNSPQIKIFGGGGGVILPEEIEDIMAYGIDRIYSPDDGRELGLQGMIDDLVQRSDFPTGRDVKAEDLDSISFENSTSIAKIISAVENFSEEKPELVKAIDEKSKDLNIPIIGITGTGGAGKSSLTDELVRRFLRSNTDKKIAIISIDPSKKKTGGALLGDRIRMNAINDPRVYMRSMATRENNVSVSPFIHSALNVLKLAHPDVIILETSGIGQSGSEVSDFADVSMYVMTPEYGASTQLEKIDMLDYADLVALNKSDKRGALDALQAVRKQFQRNHLLWESPLDDMPVYATKASQFNDHGTTDLYNRLVEKVNDKFSDLNLKGFVEQEVSEDITIIPPKRVRYLSEIVENNRIYDANIEKQAELARKMYHIEGVKKFLSNETLDAEYQKAEKDLQQENIDFLQNWDSTKEAFKAEFYSYFVRGKEIKVETSTESLSHLRIPKIALPKYTDWGDLIKWKGQENLPGGFPYTAGIYPFKRTGEDPTRMFAGEGGPERTNRRFHYVSAEMDAKRLSTAFDSVTLYGQDPALPPDIYGKIGNAGVSIATLDDAKKLYSGFDLVNAMTSVSMTINGPAPMLLAFFMNAAIDQNVEKYIAEHKLEANVEKALKAKFDDKGLARPKYNGELPPSNNGLGLKLLGLTGDEVIPAEAYAEIKAKTIATVRGTVQADILKEDQAQNTCIFSTEFALRLMGDVQEYFITEKVRNFYSVSISGYHIAEAGANPVSQLAFTLANGFTYVEYYLSRGMDINDFAPNLSFFFSNGIDPEYSVIGRVARRIWAKAMKLKYGADERSQMLKYHIQTSGRSLHAQEIDFNDIRTTLQALYAIYDNCNSLHTNAYDEAITTPTEQSVRRAMAIQLIINKELGLAKNENPLQGSFIIEELTDLVEEAVYAEFDRITERGGVLGAMETMYQRSKIQEESMHYEWLKHTGEYPIIGVNTFLGKDGSPTVRPGEVIRSTEEEKQVQIETLHNFQKSNDDKSEEALKTLQHAAINQQNLFAVMMDAVKYCSLGQITNALFEVGGKYRRNM, encoded by the coding sequence ATGGAAACCCAAAAATATACTCCAACAAATAAAGTAAGAATCGTGACAGCTGCGTCATTATTCGACGGTCATGATGCTGCAATTAATATTATGCGTCGTGTGATTCAGGGAACAGGATGCGAAGTGATTCACCTAGGTCACGACAAATCCGCTGAAGAAGTGGTAAATACAGCCATTCAGGAAGATGCAAACGCAATTGCGCTGACTTCTTATCAAGGCGGTCACAACGAATATTTTAAATATATCTATGACCTTTTAAGAGAAAAAAACTCTCCGCAAATCAAGATTTTTGGTGGCGGTGGCGGTGTAATTCTACCCGAAGAAATCGAAGATATCATGGCTTACGGAATCGACAGAATTTATTCTCCGGATGACGGTCGTGAGCTTGGTCTTCAGGGAATGATTGACGATTTAGTTCAACGATCAGACTTTCCGACAGGAAGAGACGTTAAAGCTGAAGATTTAGATTCTATCAGTTTTGAAAACTCTACAAGCATTGCAAAAATCATTTCTGCGGTTGAAAACTTTTCAGAAGAAAAACCTGAATTGGTAAAAGCGATTGACGAAAAATCAAAAGATTTAAATATTCCAATCATCGGTATTACAGGTACTGGTGGAGCAGGAAAATCTTCTTTGACAGACGAATTGGTAAGACGTTTCTTACGTTCCAACACCGATAAAAAAATCGCTATCATTTCCATTGACCCTTCGAAAAAGAAAACCGGAGGCGCACTTTTAGGTGACAGAATTCGTATGAATGCGATTAATGACCCTAGAGTTTATATGCGTTCGATGGCGACGAGAGAAAACAACGTTTCGGTTTCTCCGTTCATTCATTCAGCTTTGAATGTATTGAAATTGGCTCATCCTGATGTTATTATTTTGGAAACTTCGGGAATTGGTCAATCAGGTTCAGAAGTTTCGGATTTTGCCGATGTTTCAATGTACGTGATGACTCCTGAATATGGTGCTTCTACACAGTTGGAAAAAATTGATATGTTAGATTATGCTGATTTGGTTGCTTTAAATAAATCTGATAAAAGAGGTGCTTTAGACGCGCTTCAGGCGGTAAGAAAACAGTTCCAAAGAAACCATTTATTGTGGGAAAGTCCGTTGGATGACATGCCGGTTTATGCTACAAAAGCATCTCAGTTCAATGACCACGGAACGACTGATTTATACAACAGATTGGTTGAAAAAGTAAATGATAAGTTTTCAGATTTAAATTTAAAAGGATTTGTTGAGCAAGAAGTTTCAGAAGACATCACGATTATTCCTCCGAAAAGAGTTCGTTATTTATCTGAAATTGTTGAAAATAATAGAATTTATGATGCAAATATCGAAAAACAAGCTGAGCTTGCGAGAAAAATGTATCATATTGAAGGCGTAAAAAAATTCCTTTCTAATGAAACTTTAGATGCAGAATATCAGAAAGCAGAAAAAGACCTTCAGCAGGAAAATATCGACTTCCTACAAAACTGGGACAGCACGAAAGAAGCTTTCAAAGCTGAGTTTTATTCTTATTTCGTAAGAGGAAAAGAAATTAAGGTTGAAACCTCAACAGAATCTTTATCTCACTTAAGAATTCCAAAAATTGCGTTACCAAAATATACCGATTGGGGTGACTTAATTAAATGGAAAGGTCAGGAAAATCTTCCTGGAGGATTTCCTTATACAGCGGGAATTTATCCTTTCAAAAGAACAGGTGAAGACCCAACGAGAATGTTTGCCGGAGAAGGCGGACCCGAAAGAACCAACAGAAGATTCCACTACGTTTCTGCAGAAATGGATGCGAAACGTTTGTCAACAGCATTTGATTCAGTAACATTGTACGGACAAGACCCTGCTCTACCACCGGATATTTACGGGAAAATCGGAAATGCGGGAGTTTCTATTGCAACCTTAGATGATGCTAAAAAATTGTATTCCGGATTTGATTTGGTGAATGCAATGACTTCGGTTTCGATGACCATCAACGGACCAGCTCCGATGTTGTTGGCTTTCTTTATGAATGCTGCAATCGACCAGAATGTTGAAAAATATATTGCTGAACATAAGCTTGAAGCGAATGTTGAAAAAGCTTTAAAAGCAAAATTCGACGATAAAGGTTTAGCAAGACCAAAATATAACGGCGAATTACCTCCTTCAAATAACGGTTTAGGTTTAAAATTATTAGGTCTTACCGGAGACGAAGTCATTCCTGCAGAAGCTTATGCTGAAATTAAAGCTAAAACTATCGCAACCGTTCGTGGAACGGTTCAGGCTGATATTTTAAAAGAAGACCAAGCTCAAAATACGTGTATTTTCTCTACTGAATTTGCTTTGAGGTTAATGGGTGACGTTCAGGAATATTTTATCACTGAAAAAGTAAGAAACTTCTACTCTGTTTCCATTTCTGGATATCATATTGCAGAAGCAGGCGCAAATCCTGTTTCTCAGTTGGCATTTACGTTAGCAAACGGTTTCACGTATGTAGAATACTATTTGTCAAGAGGAATGGATATTAATGATTTTGCACCGAACTTATCATTCTTCTTCTCCAACGGAATCGACCCTGAATATTCAGTAATCGGACGTGTGGCTAGAAGAATCTGGGCAAAAGCAATGAAATTGAAATATGGAGCCGACGAAAGAAGCCAGATGTTGAAATACCACATTCAGACTTCGGGACGTTCGCTTCACGCTCAGGAAATTGATTTCAACGATATCAGAACGACTTTACAGGCTTTGTATGCAATTTATGACAACTGTAATTCACTGCACACGAATGCTTATGACGAAGCAATTACGACTCCGACTGAGCAATCTGTAAGAAGAGCGATGGCAATTCAGTTGATTATCAACAAAGAATTAGGTTTAGCGAAAAATGAAAACCCGCTTCAAGGTTCATTTATTATTGAGGAATTAACGGATTTGGTGGAAGAAGCTGTTTATGCAGAATTCGACAGAATCACAGAAAGAGGCGGCGTTTTGGGTGCAATGGAAACCATGTATCAACGTTCAAAAATTCAGGAAGAATCAATGCATTACGAGTGGTTGAAACACACAGGAGAATATCCAATCATCGGTGTAAATACTTTCCTTGGAAAAGACGGTTCGCCAACGGTTCGTCCGGGAGAGGTTATCCGTTCGACTGAAGAAGAAAAGCAGGTTCAGATTGAAACGCTTCATAACTTCCAAAAATCTAATGACGACAAATCTGAAGAGGCTTTAAAAACTTTACAACACGCAGCAATCAATCAGCAAAACTTATTTGCCGTAATGATGGATGCCGTGAAATATTGCTCTCTTGGGCAAATTACCAACGCTTTATTTGAAGTCGGTGGTAAATACAGAAGAAACATGTAA
- a CDS encoding DUF6759 domain-containing protein produces the protein MKKLFLLFSTLLFLTFSAQNKSKDYSNILKSKNIYEINAFLRDAHPDDPRRSVLKPRVMDFMKDYIKNAPPGDKKVREMQENLARLKTGPSTKVSFEEINAIIKQKQILKYQKQLQVGQSAIAYTPSSAKSVYVTSAGGKNTKIIADTEASEFNMLMGENPIEHKNKTVKILNSLFDNDPNAKECIVMIENKSDCNIIVRIEGIGNTKYRLPVPAHGDNSIVVEKGDYLFTSIVCGAQYASQKTIKKPLLVALGSSSK, from the coding sequence ATGAAAAAGTTATTTTTACTTTTTAGTACTTTACTATTTCTTACATTTTCGGCGCAGAACAAGAGTAAAGATTACAGTAACATTCTTAAAAGCAAGAATATTTATGAAATCAATGCTTTCCTGAGAGATGCCCATCCAGACGATCCCCGCCGATCTGTTTTGAAGCCGAGAGTAATGGATTTTATGAAAGACTATATCAAAAATGCTCCTCCGGGTGATAAAAAAGTACGTGAAATGCAAGAAAATCTTGCAAGGCTAAAAACCGGTCCCTCTACAAAAGTTTCTTTTGAGGAGATAAATGCGATAATCAAACAGAAACAAATTTTAAAATATCAAAAACAATTACAGGTTGGTCAATCTGCCATTGCCTATACACCCAGTTCTGCAAAAAGTGTCTATGTAACCTCTGCCGGAGGCAAAAACACTAAAATAATTGCAGATACAGAAGCATCAGAATTTAATATGCTTATGGGAGAAAACCCTATAGAGCATAAAAATAAAACGGTAAAAATCCTGAATTCTCTATTTGACAATGACCCTAATGCAAAAGAGTGTATAGTAATGATTGAAAATAAGTCTGACTGTAACATTATCGTTAGAATTGAAGGTATTGGAAATACAAAATACAGACTTCCGGTTCCGGCTCACGGAGACAATTCTATCGTAGTAGAAAAAGGAGATTATCTATTCACAAGTATTGTTTGCGGCGCACAATATGCCTCTCAAAAAACAATTAAGAAACCATTATTGGTAGCATTAGGAAGTTCATCAAAATAG